In Thunnus thynnus chromosome 4, fThuThy2.1, whole genome shotgun sequence, a genomic segment contains:
- the LOC137182200 gene encoding transcription factor HES-5-like: MAPTNSRDSPVSLLSTKDRHKLRKPVVEKMRRDRINSCIEQLKVLLEKEFHKQDPNAKLEKADVLEMTVVFLKQQLQPPSPANQTAHSEGYSQCWKETLHFLSANSLKAATLPHLQQLHAAHRAGQDAGQDAGPAPAPSSHSHIQGPLKQLPSPARAVWRPW; this comes from the exons ATGGCTCCAACCAACAGCAGAGACTCTCCCGTCTCACTGCTCTCTaccaaagacagacacaaa TTGAGGAAACCAGTTGTGGAGAAGATGCGCAGAGATCGCATCAACAGCTGCATCGAGCAGCTCAAGGTCCTGCTGGAGAAGGAGTTCCACAAACAGGATCCCAACGCCAAGCTGGAGAAGGCCGACGTGCTGGAGATGACGGTGGTGTTcctgaagcagcagctgcagcctccGAGCCCGGCCAATCAGACGGCTCACAGCGAGGGCTACTCCCAGTGCTGGAAGGAGACGCTGCACTTCCTGTCCGCCAACTCCCTGAAGGCGGCGACGCTCCCGCATCTCCAGCAGCTCCACGCCGCCCACAGAGCCGGCCAGGACGCCGGCCAGGACGCCGGCCCCGCGCCGGCCCCCTCCTCCCACAGCCACATCCAGGGGCCGCTGAAGCAGCTTCCCAGCCCGGCCAGAGCCGTGTGGAGGCCGTGGTAG